The following proteins are co-located in the Echinicola sp. 20G genome:
- the traJ gene encoding conjugative transposon protein TraJ, with translation MNCQVYKWAIMTWIAAGIVLAPTTVMAQGIADSVQNFHKTLESLFVEMLPLAKQLTTVARSIAGFGALWFIASRVWGHMARAEPIDVYPLLRPFAIGLLILFFPTIIAVIHTVGDLLVDGTASMVHDSNAAINKHIDILNKQDLSSHVSPPSNLGDPDQYSYPGSVEDTGIWERLANSIYAFNLQNILNQIVSGILQVLFFAASLCINTIRTFQLLVLTILGPIVLGLSVYDGFQHTLSAWFARYINVFMWLPVANIFGAVIAKIQLNLMELDQNFLSSTTYMVFMVIAIVGYFTVPNVASYIVQPGGRDQLLNKTNNIAKQGAQAAVKVGGAVAKSL, from the coding sequence ATGAACTGCCAAGTATATAAATGGGCAATAATGACATGGATAGCTGCGGGAATTGTGTTGGCACCAACTACTGTCATGGCACAAGGGATAGCGGACAGTGTCCAGAATTTTCACAAGACATTGGAATCTCTGTTCGTGGAAATGTTACCTCTTGCCAAGCAGCTTACCACCGTAGCAAGGTCCATAGCAGGTTTCGGGGCACTTTGGTTTATAGCCTCAAGGGTATGGGGCCATATGGCAAGGGCAGAGCCTATTGATGTATACCCCTTACTGAGACCATTTGCTATCGGCCTGTTGATCCTTTTCTTCCCAACGATAATAGCAGTGATCCATACTGTTGGTGACTTGCTCGTCGACGGTACGGCCTCGATGGTCCATGACAGCAATGCTGCCATTAACAAGCATATAGATATACTCAATAAACAGGATCTTTCATCCCATGTGAGCCCCCCTTCAAATTTGGGTGACCCGGATCAATACAGTTACCCGGGAAGTGTGGAAGATACAGGGATATGGGAAAGACTGGCCAATAGTATTTATGCATTCAACCTTCAGAATATTCTAAACCAAATCGTAAGTGGAATATTACAGGTCCTCTTCTTTGCGGCCTCATTGTGCATCAATACGATAAGGACATTTCAGCTATTGGTCTTGACCATATTGGGACCGATCGTTTTGGGCCTATCGGTTTATGATGGATTTCAACATACACTTTCTGCATGGTTTGCAAGGTACATCAATGTGTTTATGTGGCTTCCCGTGGCCAATATTTTCGGGGCGGTCATTGCCAAAATACAATTGAACCTGATGGAACTGGATCAGAATTTCCTGTCCTCGACCACTTATATGGTTTTTATGGTCATTGCCATCGTGGGCTATTTTACGGTTCCAAATGTGGCCAGTTATATAGTACAGCCGGGAGGTAGGGACCAGCTGCTGAACAAGACAAATAATATAGCAAAACAAGGGGCACAGGCTGCTGTCAAGGTGGGCGGTGCTGTGGCAAAATCACTATAA
- a CDS encoding TerB family tellurite resistance protein, whose translation MMKTKLWILCVLGSLMFCRPLKAQSHEAVQLVLNFEKLNQLKQILQDMYKGYTILSTGYKTIKGIAEGDYKLHEAFLDGLWAVSPEVRKYYRVGEIVRFQQMIIKEYTDTYRQLSKDGLMEISELEYMTLIYHNLFKESVKNLDELAMVLTAGKLRMSDHERIEAIDRVFGEMQSMLVFVRNTNAKVKMLNLQRKNLQKNLSRTLRLWE comes from the coding sequence ATGATGAAAACTAAATTATGGATACTCTGTGTTCTTGGAAGTCTGATGTTTTGCAGGCCACTAAAGGCCCAGAGCCATGAGGCGGTCCAATTGGTGTTGAATTTTGAGAAGCTCAATCAACTCAAGCAGATCCTTCAGGACATGTACAAAGGCTATACCATACTCAGTACGGGATACAAGACCATAAAAGGCATAGCAGAAGGGGATTATAAACTACATGAAGCTTTTCTGGATGGTTTGTGGGCTGTTAGCCCAGAGGTACGAAAGTACTATAGAGTAGGGGAAATTGTCCGTTTCCAACAAATGATCATAAAAGAATATACGGATACTTATCGACAACTTTCCAAGGATGGACTTATGGAGATTTCGGAATTGGAATACATGACCTTGATTTATCATAACCTTTTTAAGGAAAGTGTGAAGAACCTGGATGAACTGGCCATGGTATTAACAGCAGGAAAGCTACGCATGAGTGACCATGAAAGGATAGAGGCAATCGATAGGGTGTTTGGAGAAATGCAGTCCATGTTGGTGTTTGTGCGCAATACAAACGCAAAGGTGAAAATGCTAAACCTACAGCGAAAGAATTTACAGAAAAACCTAAGTAGAACTTTGAGGTTATGGGAATGA
- a CDS encoding conjugal transfer protein TraI has product MIGRKMKLLGCSIAMCAGLVMIPMQRAEAVPLAVVLEIIKQGVKKVIKAIDLKIQRFQNQTIWLQNAQKVIENALTKLELDDIASWSEKQRSQYAGLFDELRKVKNILSQYHRVKDIANKQAMIVREYQEAWAVLSKENRLEIAEKEAMASHYSLILDESVRNLGHLMDVMTAYSVQMSDAERLEIIYRTDKKVEKNLNDIRRFNQQNFQVIGAREYYPKSNEPLEYLYDLK; this is encoded by the coding sequence ATGATAGGAAGGAAAATGAAGTTACTGGGCTGCAGCATTGCCATGTGTGCCGGATTGGTCATGATTCCCATGCAAAGGGCCGAAGCGGTTCCCTTGGCCGTTGTATTGGAAATCATCAAACAAGGGGTGAAAAAGGTCATCAAAGCGATCGACCTTAAAATTCAGAGATTCCAAAATCAGACTATTTGGCTACAGAATGCCCAAAAAGTGATTGAGAATGCCCTGACCAAATTGGAATTGGATGACATCGCCAGTTGGAGCGAAAAACAACGTTCCCAATATGCAGGACTCTTCGATGAACTCAGAAAAGTGAAGAACATCCTGTCCCAGTATCACCGGGTCAAGGACATAGCCAATAAACAGGCCATGATTGTAAGGGAATATCAGGAGGCCTGGGCAGTCTTGTCCAAGGAAAACAGACTTGAGATTGCCGAAAAGGAAGCCATGGCCTCTCATTATTCCCTGATATTGGATGAAAGTGTCAGAAACCTTGGGCACCTGATGGATGTCATGACCGCCTATTCGGTACAGATGAGCGATGCAGAAAGGCTGGAAATCATATACAGGACGGATAAAAAGGTGGAAAAGAACCTCAATGATATCCGGCGATTCAACCAACAGAATTTCCAAGTGATAGGGGCCAGAGAATACTATCCGAAATCCAATGAGCCTTTGGAGTATTTGTACGATTTGAAATAA
- a CDS encoding TraG family conjugative transposon ATPase: MGVFDLEKNFPLYRMEKELLLARNGDITAVYRVGLPEIYTLSATDYQNLHLGWVKAIRLLEKGTIVHKQDWFTQTSFKGNFEKVQSLLAEGSERFFHERPYLNHCCYLMVTKQCRKANLSKSSMSSLLRNGPVPRELIDAKQINTFMDELGQFEKVLDDTGVGLHRLGTDAVLGIGDDGGLLEKYLLLNRDGLREALADIVFRPIWKIGDKQVAMYSMADVECLPNSIATDRKWERYETDRTDFKVGHTFPLGEILSCNHVYNQYIIIGDGKRKLKDLEAKRLRLESLAAYSRENALSREATNEFLNEAISDGKTPVKAHFNLICWTDIGDEMVDIRNRASSALSQMDVVPHQETLGAPQLYWAGLPGNEGQLPSNECFDTFTGQAVCLFNMETHYRSSPSPIGLRLGDRISGRPVNVDLSDEPMKAGIITNRNKFVLGPSGSGKSFFTNHMVRSYFEQGTHVVIVDVGHSYRGLCELMEGYYFTYETANPIRFNPFYVEGAIDTEKKESLKTLLLALWKKDDEPFKRSEYVALSNAINAFYAYLDQNQNIFPCFNAFYEFLEIEFRAQLQKEGVKEKDFDVENFMYVLRPYYEGGEFDYLLNAKENLDLLGQRMIVFELDAIKDHPILFPVVTIIIMEIFIAKMRKLKGVRKMILIEEAWKAIAKEGMAEYIKYLFKTVRKFYGEAIVVTQEVEDIISSPVVKEAIVNNSDCKILLDQSKYQNKFGRIQELLGMTEKEKALALSINKANDPKRKYKEVFISLGGQHSKVYRTEVSPEEYLAYTTEESEREKIRAYTKRYGNLKKAISILARENENH; the protein is encoded by the coding sequence ATGGGCGTATTTGACCTGGAAAAAAACTTCCCTTTATACAGGATGGAGAAAGAGCTGTTGTTGGCTCGTAATGGGGACATTACGGCAGTTTATAGGGTGGGCCTACCGGAGATCTATACGCTTTCGGCCACTGATTACCAGAATTTGCACCTGGGTTGGGTAAAGGCCATAAGGCTGTTGGAAAAAGGAACTATTGTCCATAAACAGGACTGGTTTACCCAAACTTCTTTTAAAGGTAATTTCGAAAAAGTGCAATCACTATTGGCCGAAGGAAGTGAACGGTTTTTTCATGAAAGGCCCTATCTGAACCATTGTTGTTATCTGATGGTGACAAAACAATGCAGAAAGGCCAACCTGTCCAAATCTTCCATGTCCAGTCTTTTAAGAAATGGACCTGTCCCTCGGGAATTGATAGATGCAAAGCAGATTAACACTTTCATGGATGAGCTGGGGCAATTTGAAAAAGTGCTGGATGATACCGGCGTGGGCCTTCACCGACTTGGCACGGATGCGGTCCTTGGCATCGGGGATGATGGGGGACTCCTGGAAAAATACCTGCTGTTAAATAGGGATGGCCTTAGGGAAGCTTTGGCCGATATAGTATTCAGGCCAATTTGGAAAATAGGCGATAAACAGGTGGCCATGTATTCGATGGCAGATGTGGAATGCCTTCCAAATTCCATTGCCACGGACAGAAAATGGGAAAGGTATGAAACTGACAGGACTGATTTTAAGGTGGGGCATACCTTTCCCTTAGGGGAGATTTTGTCCTGCAACCACGTTTACAACCAGTACATCATCATTGGTGATGGCAAAAGAAAGCTCAAGGACCTGGAGGCCAAAAGACTTCGTTTGGAAAGCTTGGCAGCTTATAGCAGGGAAAATGCCCTGTCCAGGGAAGCCACCAATGAATTCCTGAACGAGGCCATTTCGGATGGTAAAACTCCTGTTAAAGCCCATTTTAACCTGATATGCTGGACTGACATCGGGGATGAAATGGTCGATATCCGAAACCGCGCCTCCTCGGCACTTTCACAAATGGATGTAGTGCCCCATCAGGAAACCCTTGGAGCACCACAACTGTATTGGGCAGGACTACCGGGCAATGAAGGCCAGCTTCCCTCCAATGAATGCTTTGATACATTTACCGGACAGGCTGTTTGCCTTTTCAACATGGAAACGCATTACCGTTCTTCCCCTTCACCAATAGGGCTTCGTTTGGGAGACCGTATTTCCGGAAGGCCTGTCAATGTTGACCTATCGGATGAACCGATGAAGGCGGGAATCATAACCAACAGGAACAAGTTCGTGCTAGGTCCATCAGGTAGTGGAAAGAGTTTCTTTACCAATCATATGGTAAGGAGCTATTTCGAACAGGGAACCCACGTGGTCATTGTGGATGTAGGGCATTCCTATCGGGGACTGTGCGAACTCATGGAGGGATATTACTTTACCTATGAGACCGCCAACCCCATCCGATTCAACCCCTTTTATGTGGAGGGAGCCATTGACACGGAAAAGAAGGAGAGCTTGAAGACCTTGCTCCTTGCGCTTTGGAAAAAGGACGATGAACCGTTTAAAAGGTCGGAGTATGTGGCCCTTTCCAATGCTATAAATGCCTTTTATGCTTATCTGGACCAGAACCAAAATATATTCCCATGCTTCAACGCGTTTTATGAATTCCTAGAAATTGAATTCAGGGCACAGCTTCAAAAAGAAGGGGTAAAGGAGAAAGATTTCGATGTGGAGAATTTCATGTATGTCCTGAGACCCTACTACGAAGGTGGTGAGTTCGATTACTTATTGAATGCCAAAGAAAACCTGGACCTGCTGGGACAACGAATGATTGTGTTTGAATTGGATGCGATCAAGGACCATCCCATCCTGTTTCCGGTGGTTACCATTATCATCATGGAGATCTTTATCGCCAAAATGAGAAAACTCAAGGGGGTAAGGAAAATGATCCTGATTGAGGAAGCTTGGAAGGCAATTGCAAAGGAGGGTATGGCAGAATATATCAAATACCTCTTCAAAACGGTCAGGAAGTTCTATGGGGAGGCCATAGTGGTCACGCAGGAAGTGGAAGATATCATTTCCTCCCCAGTGGTCAAAGAGGCCATCGTCAATAATTCAGACTGTAAGATTTTATTGGACCAGTCCAAATACCAAAACAAGTTTGGGCGTATCCAAGAACTTCTAGGGATGACCGAGAAGGAAAAGGCATTGGCCTTAAGTATCAATAAAGCCAATGATCCCAAACGAAAGTACAAGGAAGTATTTATCAGTTTGGGAGGACAGCACAGTAAGGTCTACAGGACTGAAGTAAGTCCGGAAGAATACCTGGCCTATACCACCGAAGAATCGGAAAGGGAAAAGATCAGGGCGTACACCAAACGTTATGGAAACCTCAAGAAGGCCATTTCAATCCTGGCCAGAGAAAATGAAAACCACTAA
- a CDS encoding DUF4133 domain-containing protein: MEYRINKGINRPIEFKGLSGQYLAYMAVGLVVLLLGVSIAYMVGVPAWLIILMTGLIGAILSISVFKMNAQYGRHGLMKKWAYKKVPQGIRCRSRKVFQELRKR, translated from the coding sequence ATGGAATACAGGATCAATAAGGGTATTAATCGGCCAATAGAGTTCAAAGGCCTTTCGGGCCAATACCTGGCCTATATGGCAGTGGGCTTGGTGGTTCTCCTGTTAGGGGTGAGCATAGCCTATATGGTTGGAGTACCTGCTTGGCTCATAATCCTTATGACCGGTCTAATCGGGGCAATACTATCCATTTCGGTATTCAAGATGAATGCCCAATATGGCCGGCATGGCCTCATGAAAAAGTGGGCATATAAGAAGGTCCCACAGGGGATCAGGTGCAGGAGCAGAAAGGTTTTTCAAGAATTAAGAAAAAGGTAA
- a CDS encoding DUF4134 domain-containing protein — MRKVQQLLPIVFWVLLCLVSVGAYAQGGIAGIDEATDKVRSYFQSGTNLMYAIGAITGLIGAIKVFNKWNNGEPDTGKVAAAWFGSCVFLVVVATVLQSFFGV, encoded by the coding sequence ATGAGAAAAGTGCAGCAATTATTACCGATAGTGTTTTGGGTATTGCTTTGTCTGGTTTCTGTTGGTGCTTATGCCCAGGGCGGTATTGCAGGAATTGATGAAGCTACCGATAAGGTCAGGAGCTATTTCCAGTCGGGGACCAACCTGATGTATGCCATAGGCGCCATTACGGGACTGATAGGAGCCATCAAGGTTTTCAACAAGTGGAACAATGGAGAGCCTGATACCGGAAAGGTTGCAGCAGCTTGGTTTGGGAGCTGTGTTTTCCTGGTAGTGGTAGCCACTGTCCTTCAAAGTTTCTTCGGTGTTTAA
- a CDS encoding RteC domain-containing protein produces the protein MKNYCNDLYRELKNQVQQIQHQYLIPVREAEAIYEAVNAVMLQLKEFILTHTFTDVEEEMDFFKHIKPRFEAEQVYYGELYYIRAKLPIKEEGVVQEYIKQLEFIQAYFHRHQFLYNYYRLGEESLDKSLFVRNAEKIPFIPDKPIVHRDARFATLGSYRFAKFMAFEHLQDYLNKEIKKIKHPPISVNDPKLKWTASKVALVELTYALKASNVFNHGKVSISDIAVYLEEMFQKDLSQYYRTFQEIRIRKSGRTTFIDALKLHLEKWMDNTDLNGKGEDS, from the coding sequence ATGAAAAATTATTGTAACGACCTTTACAGGGAACTAAAGAACCAAGTCCAACAAATACAGCACCAGTACCTTATTCCCGTCCGGGAAGCAGAAGCCATTTACGAAGCTGTTAATGCAGTGATGCTACAACTCAAAGAATTTATCCTGACCCACACTTTCACAGATGTCGAGGAAGAAATGGATTTTTTCAAACACATCAAACCCAGGTTTGAGGCTGAGCAGGTGTACTATGGAGAATTATATTATATCCGTGCCAAGCTTCCCATTAAAGAGGAAGGCGTTGTTCAGGAATACATCAAACAGCTTGAGTTTATCCAAGCCTACTTCCACAGGCATCAGTTCCTGTATAATTACTATAGACTGGGAGAGGAATCCCTTGACAAAAGTCTATTTGTCAGAAATGCAGAAAAGATTCCCTTTATTCCGGACAAGCCGATTGTACATAGGGATGCGAGATTTGCCACCTTGGGAAGTTACAGGTTTGCTAAATTCATGGCTTTTGAGCACCTTCAGGATTACCTCAACAAGGAAATTAAAAAGATAAAACATCCCCCAATAAGCGTCAATGATCCTAAACTAAAATGGACCGCTTCTAAGGTTGCCCTGGTAGAGCTGACCTACGCGCTGAAGGCTTCCAATGTATTCAACCATGGTAAGGTAAGCATCAGCGATATAGCAGTCTATCTAGAGGAAATGTTCCAAAAAGACCTTTCTCAATATTACCGGACATTTCAGGAAATACGCATCAGAAAATCAGGTAGGACGACATTTATCGATGCCCTGAAACTTCACCTCGAAAAATGGATGGACAACACTGACCTTAATGGCAAGGGAGAAGATAGCTAG
- a CDS encoding LytTR family DNA-binding domain-containing protein, which produces MLTGKNNIYDDVFFRIALSVTGALFLTIKSIILPKPIMAVYDQVLLHFLSYFMICLVGTEITFRATAYLDNRCDWIQRPFTRTCLQLLCAIILPFWVMYKADQWVYVHLGFQRAFPFLGLYILFLNIYYICCYLLYKDQNNFAPSDQFKQTILVNKGINQVPLSVSMISHIKREGNHVYIVTFEEQAFVTMQTLDEMQQSLNPKFFFRANRQVIVNYSACIHFGPDEHRKIKLEITPKTASPIIIGQRKVKAFKEWMER; this is translated from the coding sequence TTGTTGACAGGAAAAAACAATATATATGATGATGTATTTTTCAGGATTGCACTGTCCGTGACAGGAGCATTATTCTTGACTATCAAAAGCATCATACTTCCAAAGCCAATAATGGCAGTTTACGATCAGGTCCTCCTCCATTTCCTAAGTTATTTTATGATCTGCCTTGTAGGTACAGAAATTACCTTTCGAGCCACTGCTTATCTTGATAACCGTTGTGACTGGATCCAAAGGCCTTTTACCCGTACCTGTCTTCAGCTGCTTTGCGCCATCATATTGCCTTTTTGGGTAATGTATAAAGCTGACCAGTGGGTTTATGTACATTTAGGGTTTCAGAGGGCTTTTCCATTTTTGGGCCTATATATTCTTTTCTTGAATATCTATTATATATGCTGCTACCTGTTGTATAAAGATCAAAATAACTTTGCCCCTAGTGATCAATTCAAACAGACCATATTGGTCAACAAGGGCATCAATCAAGTCCCGTTATCCGTAAGTATGATCAGCCACATCAAAAGAGAAGGGAACCATGTGTATATCGTTACCTTTGAGGAACAGGCTTTTGTGACCATGCAGACCTTGGATGAAATGCAACAATCACTAAACCCAAAGTTTTTCTTCAGGGCCAATCGCCAGGTAATTGTAAATTACAGCGCATGTATCCATTTCGGGCCTGATGAACATCGTAAGATCAAGCTTGAGATAACACCCAAGACTGCTTCTCCTATAATTATCGGCCAAAGAAAAGTAAAGGCATTTAAGGAATGGATGGAAAGGTGA
- a CDS encoding nucleotidyl transferase AbiEii/AbiGii toxin family protein translates to MPERTFLEKLFLLHEEFQRPKEKIRVDRLSRHLYDIYQLSKSPFANSAINDHDLYETIVGHRHTYTRVGNIDYNLHQPQTIQPIPGQDFMDDWAKDYKTMQEQMIYGDSPSYKELIVGIQEFLGTLNTMEWKMKLKFPKA, encoded by the coding sequence TTGCCTGAAAGGACATTTCTGGAGAAGCTGTTTTTGCTTCATGAAGAATTTCAACGGCCTAAAGAGAAAATAAGGGTTGACCGGTTAAGCAGGCATCTATATGACATTTACCAATTGTCCAAATCCCCGTTTGCGAATAGCGCCATAAACGATCATGATCTGTACGAAACCATAGTAGGGCACAGACATACCTATACCCGAGTGGGAAATATTGATTATAACCTGCATCAACCCCAGACCATACAGCCAATACCTGGTCAGGATTTTATGGATGACTGGGCGAAGGATTATAAGACCATGCAGGAACAGATGATTTATGGAGATTCCCCCTCATACAAGGAATTGATAGTAGGGATTCAGGAATTCCTTGGTACATTGAATACCATGGAATGGAAGATGAAACTTAAATTTCCAAAAGCTTAA
- a CDS encoding nucleotidyl transferase AbiEii/AbiGii toxin family protein has protein sequence MAKGFKDVEFQLIASTSSDQDLRVIEIFYNNVIDPPGYILPRVQVEIGCRSLREPFEKRTINSFIDDQYSGAVFA, from the coding sequence ATGGCCAAAGGATTTAAAGATGTCGAATTCCAACTAATAGCCTCAACCTCAAGTGATCAGGATCTTAGAGTCATTGAAATATTCTATAATAATGTTATTGACCCTCCAGGCTACATTTTGCCAAGGGTCCAAGTGGAAATAGGCTGCCGGTCATTGAGAGAGCCCTTTGAAAAAAGAACAATAAACTCATTTATAGATGATCAGTATTCAGGGGCAGTTTTTGCATAA
- a CDS encoding nucleotidyl transferase AbiEii/AbiGii toxin family protein: MTFYDLKAKDKADVCKGVENEKGIPAFAGEKDWWVVQTLETIFEMEVASHLVFKGGTSLSKAWKLIDRFSEDIDLAIDRKFLDLTGN, from the coding sequence ATGACTTTTTATGATCTTAAGGCAAAGGACAAAGCTGATGTCTGTAAAGGAGTGGAAAATGAAAAAGGAATTCCTGCTTTTGCCGGTGAGAAAGATTGGTGGGTAGTTCAAACCTTGGAAACCATTTTTGAAATGGAAGTGGCTTCCCATCTTGTATTCAAGGGCGGCACCTCCCTTAGTAAAGCTTGGAAATTGATTGACCGTTTCTCCGAAGACATTGATCTGGCCATTGACCGTAAGTTTTTGGATTTGACGGGGAATTAA
- a CDS encoding DUF6088 family protein — MMNTERAIEKSIKSKPKGTLFFPEDFREYGSGVAVRKALQRLKEYGTIKSLAQGIYVRPKINPLIGEVLPTADEVAQAIAKRDKIRIVPTGTYALNALGLSTQVPMKLVFLTDGAPREIKLGKRSIKLKKTTPKNLAAKGSISALVIQALREIGKDHLSTAEKFRIIELLKSENPRHLKHDMDLAPVWIRQIMEKAL; from the coding sequence ATGATGAATACGGAAAGAGCCATTGAAAAGTCCATTAAATCAAAGCCTAAAGGAACCTTGTTCTTTCCTGAGGATTTTAGGGAGTACGGATCAGGAGTAGCTGTCCGTAAGGCCTTGCAAAGGCTAAAGGAATATGGTACCATAAAATCATTGGCACAAGGTATATATGTGCGTCCGAAAATTAACCCGCTTATCGGAGAAGTTCTGCCTACTGCCGATGAGGTTGCCCAGGCAATAGCGAAAAGGGATAAAATCAGGATTGTGCCAACGGGTACATACGCTTTGAATGCATTGGGGCTGAGCACACAGGTACCCATGAAGTTAGTTTTTCTTACCGACGGGGCTCCAAGAGAAATAAAACTGGGCAAAAGAAGTATCAAACTAAAGAAAACAACCCCAAAGAACCTTGCTGCCAAAGGGAGTATCAGTGCTTTGGTCATCCAAGCCCTTAGGGAAATAGGAAAGGACCATCTCAGTACTGCGGAGAAATTTCGGATAATTGAATTACTTAAAAGTGAGAACCCTAGACATCTCAAGCATGATATGGATTTGGCACCTGTTTGGATTCGACAAATAATGGAAAAAGCACTTTAA
- a CDS encoding epidermal growth-factor receptor (egfr) l domain protein yields the protein MKNLILLLVAGVLFSCIDDAKNDNTSTVFEGNVEIGSLDDLNSFSAGGYTEISGTLKINSTYDIENLNGLANLKKVDGIIISDNYDLISLEGLENLSEVEFITISDNRNLTSLNGLNNLSKVLSNFSIENNDKLVSFDGLDQLSEIGDQFFVSDNKLLVDFSGLESLQAVSMLLVLNNINLLEVKGLGNIVSTSRLQFDSNDLLSNFCELTDFFQQNPVQDLFGARQNKYNPTVEEILNGSCSN from the coding sequence ATGAAAAACCTCATTCTACTTTTAGTTGCTGGAGTTTTATTTTCATGCATTGATGATGCGAAAAATGATAATACTTCCACCGTTTTTGAAGGTAATGTAGAAATAGGTTCTTTGGATGATTTAAATTCATTCTCTGCTGGTGGTTACACTGAAATAAGTGGAACACTTAAAATAAATTCCACCTATGATATAGAAAATCTTAATGGTTTAGCGAATCTAAAAAAGGTTGATGGCATTATCATAAGTGATAATTATGATCTGATATCTCTAGAAGGTCTTGAAAACCTATCAGAAGTGGAATTCATTACCATTTCAGACAATAGAAATCTTACTTCATTAAATGGTCTTAATAATCTTTCCAAAGTACTATCAAATTTTAGTATTGAGAATAACGATAAACTGGTATCATTTGATGGGCTGGATCAACTTTCAGAGATAGGTGATCAGTTTTTTGTTTCGGATAATAAGTTGTTGGTAGATTTTAGTGGGCTAGAAAGTTTACAAGCTGTGTCCATGCTTTTAGTCTTGAATAATATAAACTTGCTGGAAGTGAAAGGACTCGGCAATATTGTTTCTACTTCCCGACTTCAATTTGATTCAAATGACCTGTTAAGTAATTTCTGTGAGTTGACTGATTTTTTTCAACAGAACCCGGTTCAAGACTTGTTTGGAGCAAGACAGAATAAATATAATCCAACTGTTGAGGAAATTTTGAATGGAAGCTGCTCCAATTGA
- a CDS encoding DUF4760 domain-containing protein, whose translation MSDIFLIIGTVIAAISLVYNAINVNSIRAETEKKLKFELRQNSFNLINTWYSSQLSQSNLTIRKLRERGFSVKNIEDNPENIIAIASVLNFFETICLHIRHQTVDEQVLKDFYIDIFYTYNKNLAEYIQYSRNKFNTSRIYKEFTDTAQKWDNAR comes from the coding sequence GTGAGTGATATATTCCTCATTATAGGGACTGTAATAGCTGCTATTAGCTTAGTTTATAATGCAATCAATGTTAATAGTATTAGAGCAGAGACTGAAAAAAAGTTGAAATTTGAGCTTAGACAAAATTCCTTTAATCTTATTAATACGTGGTATTCTTCTCAACTTTCTCAAAGTAATTTAACAATAAGAAAACTTAGGGAAAGGGGCTTTTCAGTTAAAAATATTGAAGATAACCCAGAAAATATAATTGCAATAGCCTCTGTTTTAAACTTTTTTGAAACTATATGCTTACATATTAGACACCAAACTGTGGATGAGCAGGTATTAAAAGATTTTTATATTGATATTTTTTATACTTACAACAAGAACTTGGCGGAATACATCCAGTACAGTAGAAATAAATTCAACACCAGTCGCATATATAAAGAATTTACTGATACGGCCCAGAAATGGGACAATGCTAGGTAA